The Mucilaginibacter mallensis genome has a segment encoding these proteins:
- a CDS encoding tetratricopeptide repeat protein — MSKMQDNTNIVVESNKLGRSGKFVLENQKSLLFIIAAVIVMAAGYFIYLKVYLAPREVTAANQMHVAQDFWEKKDWDKAINGDAGYPGFAKILSEYSNTKAANLAYFYLGVAYLNKGEYSKAIDNLTSYHGDDSMVAAEALGATGDAYVELKDYDKAETYFKKAADKAKNKFLSPMYLKKLGLVYEAEKDYKSADETYKKIKTDYFASTEAQNIDAYIARAEAQIAN; from the coding sequence ATGTCGAAAATGCAGGACAATACAAACATTGTAGTAGAGAGTAACAAACTTGGAAGAAGCGGAAAGTTTGTGCTTGAAAACCAAAAAAGCTTGTTGTTTATTATAGCAGCCGTTATAGTAATGGCTGCAGGCTATTTTATTTATCTTAAAGTATACCTTGCTCCACGCGAGGTAACTGCTGCCAACCAAATGCACGTTGCACAGGATTTTTGGGAGAAAAAAGATTGGGACAAAGCTATAAACGGCGATGCAGGTTATCCTGGATTTGCAAAAATATTGAGCGAGTACAGCAACACCAAAGCTGCTAACCTTGCTTACTTTTATTTAGGGGTTGCTTACTTAAACAAAGGCGAATACAGCAAAGCTATTGATAACTTAACCAGCTACCACGGCGATGACAGCATGGTTGCCGCTGAAGCTTTAGGTGCTACAGGCGATGCTTATGTTGAATTGAAAGATTACGACAAAGCTGAAACTTATTTCAAAAAGGCAGCTGATAAGGCTAAAAACAAATTTTTATCGCCTATGTACCTTAAAAAGCTAGGCTTAGTTTACGAAGCTGAAAAAGATTACAAATCAGCTGATGAAACATACAAAAAAATAAAAACCGACTATTTTGCCAGCACTGAAGCGCAAAATATTGACGCATACATTGCCCGCGCAGAAGCGCAGATAGCTAATTAG
- the recF gene encoding DNA replication/repair protein RecF (All proteins in this family for which functions are known are DNA-binding proteins that assist the filamentation of RecA onto DNA for the initiation of recombination or recombinational repair.), with translation MYLQQLSVINFKNYAEAELTFSEGVNAFTGDNGAGKTNLLDAIHYLSLCKSYFNPIDTQQIKQDTDFFIINGTFNKNDHDEKIACAVKRNHKKQFKRNKKDYQRLADHIGLFPLVMISPYDTSIITEGSDERRKFIDNVLSQTDNHYLDEVITYNKILNNRNAFLKLIADTGRYDPHLLEVMDEQLVDAGNSIFKKRKAFMESFTGTFNQHYLFLTGDAERVELIYESQLLQDDFAVLLKKNVERDRALERTTAGIHKDDLLFAIHGMPMKKFGSQGQQKSFLIALKLAQYTFLTRQKGFKPLLLLDDIFDKLDDKRVTKLMKMVSDNDFGQVFITDTSLSRVQNIFSDMGVPLKLFKVAGGIVDA, from the coding sequence ATGTATCTGCAACAATTATCCGTCATCAATTTTAAAAACTATGCCGAAGCTGAACTTACCTTCAGCGAGGGCGTGAACGCGTTTACTGGTGACAATGGTGCAGGTAAAACTAATTTGCTGGATGCCATACATTACCTGTCGCTCTGCAAAAGCTATTTTAACCCTATTGATACACAGCAAATAAAGCAGGACACCGATTTTTTCATCATAAACGGCACTTTTAATAAAAACGATCACGATGAAAAAATAGCCTGCGCGGTTAAACGCAACCATAAAAAGCAGTTTAAACGCAATAAAAAGGATTACCAACGCCTGGCCGATCATATCGGTTTGTTCCCACTGGTAATGATATCGCCTTATGATACCAGTATTATAACCGAAGGCAGCGATGAGCGGCGCAAGTTTATTGATAATGTACTATCACAAACCGATAACCATTACCTGGATGAGGTAATCACCTATAATAAGATACTGAATAACCGCAATGCCTTTTTAAAGCTGATTGCCGATACCGGCCGGTACGATCCGCATTTACTGGAGGTGATGGATGAACAACTGGTTGATGCTGGTAACAGCATCTTTAAAAAACGTAAAGCTTTTATGGAAAGCTTTACCGGTACATTCAACCAGCACTACCTGTTTTTAACCGGTGATGCCGAACGGGTTGAGCTTATATACGAGTCGCAGCTATTACAGGATGATTTTGCAGTACTGCTGAAAAAGAATGTTGAGCGTGATAGGGCCCTCGAGCGCACCACCGCCGGTATACATAAGGATGACCTGCTATTTGCTATTCACGGTATGCCGATGAAAAAGTTCGGTTCGCAAGGGCAGCAAAAGTCTTTCCTAATAGCACTTAAGCTGGCCCAGTACACATTTTTAACCCGGCAAAAAGGATTTAAACCACTGCTGCTGCTGGATGATATTTTTGACAAGCTGGATGATAAGCGGGTAACCAAATTGATGAAAATGGTATCCGACAATGATTTTGGCCAGGTTTTTATTACCGATACCAGCCTGAGCAGGGTGCAAAATATTTTTAGTGATATGGGCGTGCCCCTTAAATTATTTAAAGTTGCAGGAGGAATAGTTGATGCGTAA
- a CDS encoding DUF721 domain-containing protein: MRKTNDKSLKEAIEQMLNVYKIKRKFEETSIVAVWPELVGKSVANRTKELYISNKKLFLRIESSVIKSELMMMRSQIIGKINDKAKEILVEEIIFL, from the coding sequence ATGCGTAAAACAAATGATAAATCGCTAAAAGAGGCCATTGAGCAAATGCTTAATGTTTACAAAATAAAACGGAAGTTTGAGGAAACCTCTATTGTAGCTGTTTGGCCCGAGCTGGTGGGCAAATCAGTAGCTAATCGTACCAAAGAGTTATATATCAGTAATAAAAAACTGTTTTTACGCATTGAATCATCCGTAATAAAAAGCGAGTTAATGATGATGCGCAGCCAGATCATCGGCAAGATAAACGATAAAGCTAAAGAGATTTTAGTAGAAGAGATCATCTTCCTGTAA
- a CDS encoding nucleoside-diphosphate kinase gives MATNRTFTMIKPDAVAAGHIGGILEQIIKSGFKLVAMKYTTLSPEKAGQFYEVHKERPFYGELCQFMSSGPIVAAILEKDNAIEDFRKLIGATDPAKAEVGTIRQKFAQSISANAVHGSDSDDNAKIEGDFFFSAFERF, from the coding sequence ATGGCAACTAACAGAACATTTACAATGATTAAGCCGGATGCTGTTGCAGCCGGACATATTGGCGGAATTTTAGAGCAGATCATAAAGAGCGGCTTTAAATTGGTAGCAATGAAATATACCACTTTGAGCCCTGAAAAAGCAGGTCAGTTTTATGAAGTACACAAAGAGCGCCCTTTTTATGGTGAGCTTTGCCAATTCATGTCATCGGGCCCGATAGTAGCGGCTATATTGGAGAAAGATAATGCTATTGAAGATTTCCGCAAATTAATTGGTGCTACCGATCCTGCGAAAGCAGAAGTAGGTACTATCCGCCAAAAATTTGCACAATCAATCAGCGCTAACGCTGTACACGGTTCTGATTCTGACGATAACGCTAAGATTGAAGGCGACTTCTTTTTCTCAGCGTTCGAAAGATTCTAA